The genomic interval GATTTGATTTCATTCCTTCTTCATTTAATTCAGCCAATCATCAATTCAATCTACTTTCATATTCATAGTATTTATTGCCTGCCCAACTCCCTTGTAGACATATCCATCCGACAGTATCCCCCTTATCTGATCGTGTCAGCTTCACTTCAGTTTGAAAGTAAATGACATTTATATCCGCCGAACTAATTAACAGAGAGCAGCATTGAGTCTTCTTTTCCTGACACCATCATTATCTAAACACATTTATATCAGAGGGAGGGTAGAGCCCTCTTATTTTAGGAGAGTTGTGTGTGTCTCGCACCCACCCTCCTACAAGGCCCATGCccccttttaattttatttgtatggaACAAGATCAGAGTTGGCATCAGAACAAAAGTCTCAAACACTATTCAtcttttaaataacattttatattttattttaatgcttAAAGTGTGAAGGGGTGGGTCGTGAAAATAGACTtaaaaaaagattatttattaattaatgatgtCCTCTATTAATTCACAGGTCATCCCAGTGGGATTTGGAGCagtaaaaatgtgttttaaggAATCTTATAACAACTCTCTCTAGTTCACAAGCGCAATTACTGTTCTTCTTtcctatatataatatatataagctaAAAGAGTAGTGGTTAATAAGGTCAAAAAGGTGAAGAAACTAAACAAATGATTAACAAAATCTTGGGGCCGAAGAGCAGTACTAGAGAACTCACTCACTCTAGTAGTAGCTACAAAAAAGTTTTTGCCATTTCCTCTGTCCCATGTCCCAACTATGAGTGACATTTCCTAACCTATTTTCTTGTATATATTTGGACCATACCATAGTAACTcttacaaatatttaatttggcaAATCtgtataattaaatttagagaTTCATTTTGTGTGGGATAATTTTAGTTTGATTTGGAGTGTCCAATGTCAATAATTGTGTTGACAAGAGAACTGAAATGATGGGACTTTGAAAGGAGAGGGCAGTGCACATGCATTCAGTTGAATACTGAAAGATATTTAAGGTTGATAAATatcatgtatataaatatagtaGGAGCATTTATAACGTTGGACACCAAATTTGACACCATTTTGATGTCAAATAGTGGTTCacaccaaatttttcaacactaAATTTGTGTTGTCTCCAATGTGCTCAGCATTAAATTGGTACAAAAGacatctttaaaaaatattttataaataattgtttaattaatattaattaatttatttaacttagcataatattattaaaaataattaatcacattctataaaaaaaattaataattactctcataattttattaaattttttacaaaatatgttattctaattaattttctaactaattttttaattaattattttcacctaacttttatcaaactaattattCATCCACCTAattgttatattattaaatttttacattaagaatattttctttctataaagtaattattgaaataaaaaacttgcatatacataaataaaattaattcattttatattaacatggcatttataaaacatattcaatattatactcattttatagatcttaataaaatatttctattggtatatattttttataataatttaatttataattttaattattaattaaaatatataaaaataataaaagatataaagagaataatttattttaaagttataATAAGAGGagcaaaaatagaaataaaataaaaaaatatatatatttggtgttGATGAATAGTATAACACTAAATTTGGTGTTATACTATTTACTCAACACCAAATTTAATGATTGAAGTTTGTGCTTAACACCAAAttattagtgtatttattgaAGAGCATTTTAACACCAAATTGGCCAGGACCAATTTGGTCCTCTAATAAGgtttaaatttatgatttttaaatagtaattttatCACTACattaattgatatttattttatttataaaaattaggaaaaaaataaaaatgatagtACTGTTACTGTCAGACAAACTTAGGTATGTAGATAAAGGTAGATATCTGAAGGTATATTATAAGTTCGATTCCAATGAAGAGGATCCGTGAATAAGTGGTGGTGGTTGAAGAAACTGCCACTCCTTCCTTCCTTCATCAATCATTacggatggatggatggattcTAGTGCCACGGATTCATTCCTGGTCTAATCTTGAGGACACCATCATTCCACCATCTAATCTTAgctcatattttattttattttatttttaattacacgTTATCACTCGTGTCTTTTATTAAATCCGCTCTAAAATCATCATAAGAGAAGTAAATCAGAGATGTACTTGGAtgattaagttttttttttttaaagttgtgTCGACCGACACTTATCAAGAATCACTCCAAAAAAAAAGCGTTGCCTCCCCCGAAAATCAATCTCATACTGACAATTTCTGACATGAATTTTTATAACCACTCCTTTATCACTCAGCTATCCCTTTCGCGGCACACACGCTTTCATTATACATCATTCAcacttcacttttttttttttttttgtcttctttatctattatattatattatttattctatCCAAATTGCCTTCGTagccttttatttatttgaagcACTAGTTCAATTACACGATAAGAGTCTTAAAATTGTCGGCTTCTTCCAAACAGGCTTTGAGCACGGAGCCCATATAAAACAGTGTTTGGATTTCTCAAAATTGGGGCCGTTATCCCTTAAAGCCCAAACAAAATTAAGCTAAAGGCCCCAGAGCCAAGATTTATTGGGCTCAATGAATCAAACACCAACAATTATTTTGCTCAGAAGTGGCCTCCCCAACCCCAAATGAGCAAGCCAGCCAATATATTGAATTAAACATGAACGGTCATGCATCTAGATTATCTTTTTGTCAGCGTACGTGAATGTAAAGAAGTCTGCATGCAAATATTAAATAACTGCCGACTGGGATACAAAATGTCAAAGCACTAGTGTTTCTCTCCGGCTTTGGGATGATCGCTATTCCTTCACCGCCATCTTCAAAACTCTCGATCCAAATTCTCATCAAATCCCGTCTCagagtagaagaagaagaagatgatgatgatgatcaaaggGCACGCTCTATTTTCTCTTGTTTTCTTTCCAGTTTTCTGGGCAGTTTGCTATGCAGCCAAACAAGGCTTTCTCCAATGCATGGCCGTGGCTGACCACTCAACCGTTAGCCGCAATAAAACCTCTGAATACATCTTCTCCCCTGCCTCCACTGCATATTACCCCCTATTACAGTCTTCTCAGCAGAATCCAAGGTGGATAAATTCCACTCTTTCCAAGCCTCTTTTCATCATCACACCTTACGCTGAATCCCAAATCCAAGCCGCCGTTGTTTGTGCCAGAAACCATGGACTCCAAGTCAGGGCTCGAAGCGGAGGCCATGACTATGAAGGCCTTTCCTACCTCTGCACCACCCGGTTCGTGCTAGTCGACCTCCTAAATCTCCGGTCAGTCGCCCTTGATCCCGAAAAGGGGACCGCTTGGGTGCAGTCTGGGGCCACGCTGGGAGAGCTTTACTATAGCATTGCCAAGAACACTGCCCGAACTTATGGCTTTCCGGCAGGGCTATGTCCTAGTGTTGGCATTGGAGGCCACTTCAGCGGGGGAGGCTTTGGAACCATGTTGAGAAAGTATGGCCTGGCTGCTGACAATGTTGTCGATGCTCGATTCGTCAATGTTTATGGAAGAATTCTTGACAGGGAAGCAATGGGGGAAGATGTGTTTTGGGCTATCAGGGGAGGTGGAGGAGCCAGCTTTGGGATCATACTTTCCTGGAAAATCAAGCTCGTTCGGGTTCCATCCCTCGTCACTGTCTTTACCATCGACAAGAGGCTGGAAGAAGGCGCCACCGGGCTGGTCCTGCGGTGGCAAAACGTCGCTCATAAGCTGCCGGAGGATCTCTTCATCAGAGTCATCATCCAAGATGATGGTGGAGAGAGTTTAGCCTCACAGAAGACCGTAAAAACGTCCTTCAACTCTCTGTTTCTTGGAAGAAAAGATGAGCTGATCCCAATTATGAACAAGAGGTTCCCTGAATTAGGCTTGCAGGCCAAGGAGTGCACAGAAATGAGTTGGATCGAATCGGTTCTGTACTTTGCAGGGTACCCCAGAGGCCAGCCCTTGGAGGTTTTACTCAGCCGGACTACCCTTTACAAGACCTATTTCAAGGCAAAGTCAGACTTCGTAAAAGAACCGATCCCGGAAACAGGGCTGCAGGGCATCTGGGAAAGGATTCTAGAGGAGAAGCTGGTGTTCATGATAATGGATCCCTATGGAGGAAAAATGGATGAAATTTCAGAATCAGAGCTGCCATTTCCGCACAGAAAAGGGAACCTGTACAACATACAGTATCTAGTGAAGTGGGAAGAGAATGGCTTCAAGGCAACAAAGAAGCATGTGAACTGGATCAGAATGCTGTATCAGTACATGGAGCCATTTGTCTCGAATTCTCCCAGAGGTGCATATCTGAATTACAGAGATCTTGATCTGGGAATCAACCGGCGAGGCCGTGGCGGCGGCAACTACTCGGAAGCACAAGCGTGGGGAAGAAAGTACTTCAAGGGCAACTTGGAGAGGCTGGCAATGGCGAAGGCCATGGTTGATCCAGAGAACTTCTTCAGAAATGAACAGAGTATTCCTGTGCTTCCCACAGGGAGAAAAAATGTAATATAGCTTGGCAACAACATTTTACTGGGAAGCAGCTTCTGTTACATGAAATAAGTCATATGTTATGCTATATAACACATGAAGATGTAAAACTCTTTTTTAAGTCCCAGTTCACCTATAATCTCACCATGTTCAAATGTCATGCGTTAGATGTCACGATTCTAGTGTGAAATACTTCGCTTCTTCTCCTTCACAACAAAGTAATACTTGTTACAGTTATACAAAAATGCCTTTTGTTATAAGCTAAAATAGTTGGGGAAAGTACTGAAAAAAGTTCTTTCCTTGGGCATAGAAAAGATTTTAGTAGATAAAAGCTTTCCCCTAATAAACTATAAATCTAATCACAAACAATCTACTCCACAAGTTTTATcaaaaagagatgaaaatatatacacaaaaatatttgagagtgcaaattttgaaataatttttgataagaagccaaatatatacacaaacatagTAAAGAAAAAACACTCGACTAGTATGTGTCAAGTGAAGATTTTGAGAATGCACTTTCCTTAAGTTAATTTACCTAATTTAGCTACGGTTAGACTAGAAGCTAGGGGTTCTTTTTCTCTGATTGACCCAAAATTAGCTGGGTCGGGTTTGATATCGGTTTAGGACCGGAGCTTCGATTTGGGAAAAGAAATCGGGTTGCGGTCCGGGTGTTGGGTAGGGTCGGGACTCGGGATTAACCCTCCAAATCCGCCTCCAGCCCACCGCTCTCCATCACCTAAACCATCTGAGAGGTAACGGTGGTGAGCCGGAGAGGAAAGCGGGATGCCGGGGTTTTGACCGACGGCGAGGAGGGGGTTGCCGGCCGGCGTCCGACTGAAGGGGAAGCTTACCTGAAGATCGCGACGAGCCGGTGAGTCTCCGACCGTGTCTTCCTTCGATTTCTGtctttccttcttttatttCGTTACATATATCCACTTATATATAAACTACTGATTTCCATGCATTTTGTAGAATCAAAGTAGGGTTATGCTTTGTCATCATTCGAGGATCACCCAAGCAGAATAATCTTGGAAGGTAATCTTCAAAATTCTGTTAGGTCTTCCCATTTTCATTGCTTGAAACTATTGGGTCGGTAACTGGCGCTATTTCGTTTGATAAATGTAGGCTTTTACCACTAAACTTCAAACCCTTAAAACTGTCAAGAATGGGTTAACATTTCTGTTTCCTGATATTAGTGTTAACGTACTTCACTTGTATGATGAAATGTCCAAGTATGGCGTGTTTGCTTTTCTTACGTACTCTAACATTTTATGTTATAAAGAAGTTTGAATTCAATAGTTTCGCTTGTCTTACTTCAGCTTTTGGTAATGGTGCTGAAACCATGCAAAACATATTCCTTTATGAGATGATTCTGGGCTGTCAGCCTTTCCCTAATATAACAGTGAACGTGTTACGTGGCTATTTTAATGTTGTTTGTCTTGCCATTGAATGGTTTATTTGGGCTTCATAGTGCTCCAAAGCTCTTATTCATTTTTAACATTTCAGATCCCCAGACTCTATATAGTAATTTTTAGGAAGTCCAAAATGGATCCGGGAGTAAATTTGGGTGAAGGCATAGCTTTTTGATTGGAACATGAGATCACATGACAGGAATTTGAGAATGTTTTACATCCTATGACATTGCTTCAATTGGAAAACACTCATGGTTGTGTGTGGCTTATTACAACATCTGGACTGGGCACTGATCTTATTCAGACCCACAAAATCAATATTATTCCCCAAAAATCTTATAGCATTGTGTATTGAAAGAGGCACATGTAAACTAAAGCAAAATTTATTGCTAACTGCTAAATAAGAATGAATTTTGCTAAATTATTGAAGTAAGAATTAATTTAGCCAACCCCACTGTCATGCACCTAATGTTTGTAAGGGTTTATTGGTATTTTACAGCAGTTGTACTTTTGACTAGCTGCTCATAGTTGCACTTTGAGCTTTGTATTGGCAGCCTTGCTGGCGCCAAATTTAACTGCCTGATTAGTATATAAACCAAATCCAGCTGAATTCAAAGGTACTGAAGCTTTTTTCTAaaagaattctctctctctccctctcccgatctttctctctctctcctctttctgTTTCCCCCTCTTTCTCTGAAATTTCCACTAATTTCTCCCTaaattctgccctaattctCTCAATTAGCAGAGAATTGATCTTGTTAGGTCTGAGGACCTGACAGCCACATAGTGgcataaaggcttggtatgttgttgtttgttgaaATAAGAAAATCAAGATTAGGAAGCCAAGTGTGCCATTGATGTAGGTCTAGCTAGTTGTTAATCCTTCAGCACCACTTGTTTTTACTTTTGGTTCGAGCATGAAGGTTCTCTACTTCCTTAAAACTTGGTTTCTTGTTGTGTTGTGGGATGTTCCTCAGTCTACAGGTTCACATGATAGATTTAGTAACCAACAATTTATCCTTTGAATTGCACAAATTGAAATCCTCTCATAATAGAAACAAACCCAACCCTCTGATTTCTTTGATTGCCGCTCACCAAAAGGAATCCAAAATGTCAAAGCCCTCTCAGCCTGATTTTTCCAATTGCAGGAATAGCTAATTAGGAAAGAACCACCCTGATTTCTGGACCCAAAATTGAATATCCAATTAAATCCAAATCCGGTCACTTATTGCTGATTGCCATACATAACTGTAAGTGAGttgtgaataaataattattaccaTACATAGCAGTAAGTCAACTGTTAATAATTAATGAGCATTGAGATCGTGTAGGTGGTTAATGATAAAGACTACTGAATTACCATAGGTGTGTTGTGCATCATTAACAGGTTGAGTGTTCTAAAACATAAATGTTAATTTAGCAAGAGGGCCAAATTTCATGTTTGTTCAAATACTTGTATGTGTTAATTTAAGATATAGAAGGTATAAATTGGgaaattataatttgaaatgGAAAATTCAATTCGATTAATTGATtgtattatttcaatttttaggtACTTCTATATACCCGGTTTGCAGTCAGCATAGCCAATTAATTGGGTGTGGTTACTGTGAGTAGATAATTTATATTGTGACATGATTTTTAAGAATTCCCTTAGCAATTGTCATGCATgaataaatctttttttattatgattgcATAAATTGGAATTTTCAATATCTGCAGAAAAAATGTTTTCTCAAAATCTTTTTAACTCCTTATATGAATAATTCCTGCCCTTAAACTGTAGAGCTAAGAATATTGAGGGCAAGCCCTTCATTATTCCTTCTGCTATGATCTTTGATTATGCAATAATTTTATGGATTTGGTTGCATGACATATTGGATTATTTGGTATAAATCGGATTCTTAGCCCTATTGATTGATGATTAAATTTTGCATTTAATAGAAGTTTTGGGAGAGCTTTGAGATATTGTAACTAGCGGAGTAGATGTTAGCTTTGGTGCACCCCAATTAGCAGGGGGTGTTCCTAACTCCATGTGTCAGCTAACTCACACAGATCAGTTATTTACTTTGGCACAACTGATGATGGTGGTGTAGCTAATTATGGAATTGTCATATGGATTCATCTTGCTTAGTGTACTCCCATGAAACCGAAATATGGTTTTCTGAGAagatatgaaaaagaaaagaaatttcttgAAACAgggaaaattttgttttaaaatgagaaacaattttcattgcatcattttgaaagaaaaaatctttTTTGTGTGAAAGCTCAAACGAATTGCTTGTCCCAATTCCATCATGGCATTTGTTGCCCATACTCATTTGAGAtaggtatatattttttcagaTCACGCCTCAGCCACAGAACTGACATGTCAGACTATTTGAGCAGTTCATTCTAGTTTAGATATTTTGTCTTGGTAAGCTCTATTCTTGTTCTAGTGGGCATTAGTTGTTTCTTTGTTTAAGCATTCTTAGTTGTAGGATCAATTTTTACAAGCATAGTTGTATAGACATTGACTTAATTTATTAGcatcaaactttttttttttttttttttttttttatggttcaGTTTTGGTTATTAATGGTGTTGTCATGATATGGTAAGCACAGAGACTTGCTTGACCCTAATGGTCTCATCAAGGGTTAAGCGCAGGTCACAGGCCCCCTTTTAGGTCATGGCAGATTTCCCACCCTTTCTTGTCTAACCTGTAATTCATATACAGTTTTTTTGGGAAATattgtttagtttaagatttcaCTAGAAATAGGAATAAAAAAATTGGTTATATATTGAAGCATAGATATTTATATGCATGTAATTTTGTTTCTTCTATTAATGATCATGAAAGATGATTCTCATGAGAATGTTGTTTTTATGTCTCAATATTTAGAAACATTTGAAcagtgttattattattaatgattGATCGTGATTTGTGTTTAATAGcctctttattattttgaattggCTATATTCCTTTGGTAATGGattttgtgtaataccccaagagtctagagaagggtagtatatatcgagaataagtaaggaaggaaacaacaccaactggatgcCTTTTGCGCTGAATGTAAGTAAAGAACTCTAGGGTTAAGCGTGGTTGAGTTGGGAAAGCTTAAGGAGGGGTGACTCATGGGAAGTTTGTGTagacccatcaaggtaagttgttccggtccttcttatTGCTCGATGTGAGATGTTATagatggtatcaaagccgaccctTAGTGAAGGCTGTCCGATGAGGCCAGAAAGTGGTGCTGAGGCTCGACGGTTTGTACAAGAAGCGATTTTTGGCAAGCTTCTAATGATAGCAGCTCCCAAAAGAGAGAAAATCTGGAACCAGTTGTGAGGAcacatgacgagaacgtcatttGCTTAAGGggaagggggagagaatgtaatacctcaagagttcagagaagagtagtatatattaaggataaggaaagaaacaacatcagctgaatatcttttgggctgaatgtaggtaaaaaactcccgagttaagcgtgtttgacttagagaagctcaaggatgggtgatcccTGAGAAATTCACGTAGGTCCATCAGAGTAAATTGTTCTGTtcttttctatcgctcgatgcgggatgttacattttGTAACACTGACCCTCACCCTAAGGTGGTTGTTGAAGTTAATTTTGCCCTTGGACTAATGTACTGAAAACTACCCGAATATACCATTGACGTGGGATTGAGTTGTAACCAACCCTTTTCTTTTTGGTACTCGTGTTCTCATTAGGATGTATCTCTTCATCATAATTCTGGCATAACCCGTGGTCTGCCTCAAACATACTATTTCAATCCAAACCTCACAGTGGTGAACATTAGATCCAATTTTGATAACATTGTTAACCCCTACTCAAATCTCTCCAACACACTACCCTTCTTTATAATTCACAAATCTCGCTTCTTTATGATTTTGACCCTTAGTCTGCCTCAAACAAACCATCTTTACCTTCTTCAATAGCATTAGTTATAGCACCTTAGGACCTAACAATTTTTGAGTTACTAGAGTAGAGCAAAGTATATATCCAAAACTTTTTAAGTACACTAACAAAGTGGAAGTGGAACTGTATCACAAGTAGTTTGGTTTCCTTGATTGATGCTGGAGTATTTATTCTTTGGTTGTTCTCCAGAGTAACAGATAATCTAGTGAGAAGTGATACAAACTTCGGTTTGGGGTTTTGGCATCTGAATGCATTTATGAGCTTCTACAAATTAACCTAGATTTCTCTTTGCATGTGCTCGATTGTTATCAGTTCCAAGTAAATGGATGCTGAGGAGCAGGCACAGACATCCTTCGATCAGGTAGGAGTTTCATCAGGTTGTGACCCAAAAAACTCAGAACTTGTGGCTCGGGCCAAGAAGCTGCTTTTTCGGCAAATGCTGGTGGGGATTAGCGATGGACGTTTTTTCTTGGGCACATTTTACTGTCTTGATAAGCAAGGAAACATCATTCTCCAAGATGCAGTGGAATATAGGAGCACCAGACGTTCATCCCCTTGCCCAATGGAGCAACGGGCGCTTGGTCTCATTCTTATTCCATTCTCTTGCCGAACATCTTGTCACGTCGATTGCTCCATTGAAGAACAGTTGTCGCTGCTGCTATCGCTAAAGGAATGAGACAAGCCGTTCATCTGCCACAGCTTATCTGATTTGTTATCACGCAACTGTATCCAGTTATTACTTACAGACATATTCATTTAGCATTTGATTGCTTTTCAGATTGTATTCAACTCGTACCTCGGGAATGATCTTCTTTGCAagttttttgagtttatttctAGTTgcattctttttggttttcgCAAAACATGTATCAACCCACTCAAAACAAAAGTAGGAGTCTTTAGCATGTTAGAATATAATGATTATACCCGGCCTCAAGTAATCCCATAAAGATTAGCTTGTTCCATGACATCGCTAAAGCATGAAAGTTTATTTTGGACTAACAGATGGAgggaggaaaaaataaataatttgagacTTGCATCAATAAGTACTGTATCCACCAAGCCAATCAATTCATTTTATACAGATTTCATGGCACAAATAATGGCAACAGAATCCTCACATCTAACTAGTGAAATAGATCTTACCATAGAATCGgtaaagaagtgaaagaaacaAGAGTGAGGAGAAAATAAGTTCTAACTTATGATGTCACTGGTTGAACAAATGCTatccttaacaaaattttatctgCTTTTTGCAGCTGCTTTTGATTGAGGCAGCGTCCCGAACACCTTGTCCCATAATGAGGAAGTGATCCCAAAGCCTTTGTTCTGGATCCTAAAATGATGGTTTAGGTGGTATttctgaaaaacaaaatcaatcaaattcATTAGGAGGAAAGTGCTGAAATGACCATTTTGTCCGCAAAAGACCATTTCCACAACTGGAACAGGTATTcacttttgatatttaataacAAATGGTTCGTTTGATTGGTCCAGTTAAGCTAATATTCACTATACAGAGGGGATGGGTGATGGAAATGAATAGCTATCTCACAACCCCATCTGCAAGTAGTGTTGAAAAGGTACAGCTCTCACCTTAAGATTTCGAGGTACTTCACTTGTTGGTTGCCCATGGTGCAAGTAGTAATGGGTGACATCGTACATCACATAACCCAGTAAACCGCCTCCAAACAGTGCAGGAGCAGTAGTCCGAGTGGATAGGAGTCTAACAAAGTTATAGAACTGGCAGCAGTAGATACAATGAGTCATAACAAGAGAAAAACCCTGCTTAGCACACTGCCACATTTGTACAGGATCTATATGTTTATTGGGTATGAGATTCAGATCCCTAATTCCCTATGTTGCAAGTCTGACTACAtttacaaattttcataatACCCTTGGGCTCACGTCACAGTTATCATGGTAAACCACCAAATAGTAAACTTGATCCAGCTGATTTATACAATTGACAGAGAGGTGCAATAGGTTTGGAAGTATAATATGACGGCCAAAAGTTACTGATGCTGCCACAATGAGATCAATCCAGGAATTGCTTCAGACTGGATCAGTTTACTCACCATCAGCATCCAACTTCTCAAGCTTAAGTTTAGCCACCATCACCATCCAACTTCTCAAGCTTAGGCTACTCAGTTCCTTGCCCTATGGTTTGGGAAAGAGTGTAGGTTGCAGTTCAGCCTGATGGTCCACTCACTGGAAATCAGGTAACACCGTATTCCCTGCTTATTTCAGTATTGAGAAGTGAACCCGGGACTCCATGTGGATAAAAGTGAAATGAAGGCATAGGGTATTATTATCTAGACTAGATTTAAGAATTCACAACGCTACTTACTAGCATTAGTTTTTGGTTGTCCAGCTGATGCTTGCTGGATCAAAGATCGCATATTGTTTGTGGACCACATCCTGTAATCTATAGCCCGTGAATAAAAAAGACATTATGCATGTGTTCTTCTAGAGTTATGATGCTAAGTTGCGCTAACCTTTTTTCTTTGGGAAGGGGTGTATAACCATATTGTTCAGAAAGGTAAAACAATCTGGAAGCCAGCCCATGGCTAATTGACTGCATCTTCATTATGACCACTCCAATATGACCGTACTCTATCTTTACTCATCCAAACTTAACAATTTCAGACAAATCCCAAGAGATGCAGATCAGCATCGCCATTAACATGAACACTAATTTTCAAGTTATCTCATCATGGTATTTTTCAGTGGCTCAAAAATAAGCATAAGGCAGCTCAGGAGACAGATACACTAGGACAACAAAACTCGTAAATAGATTAACAAGTCCAAAGGAATTAAAGAATGACCTAAGCAAATTAATAGAAAGCTAGACATTATAGTGCTCTAAATAAACAACTAAGATCTTTGAAGTCTAACATATAGAGTGACAAGAAGCAGCTGCAAAGTTGAAAAATGCTTACTGGCACACATAGGACAGCTGTTGCAGCAGGAGGGAAAACAAGGCGTAGTCCATCCATTGGGTGCTTATGATGACAACCATGAAGGAGATAGTGTGCGGTGTTTCCCCTGTATGCATGCACATCCTTTACAGAATTAGTGCAGAGAattcaataacaataataaatctCAACGCAGTACTACAAAATTCAATTCTAGGAActcagaagagagagagagagagagagaggcaaacCAATAGCTCTTTGTTTTGAT from Diospyros lotus cultivar Yz01 chromosome 8, ASM1463336v1, whole genome shotgun sequence carries:
- the LOC127808626 gene encoding berberine bridge enzyme-like 23; translation: MAVADHSTVSRNKTSEYIFSPASTAYYPLLQSSQQNPRWINSTLSKPLFIITPYAESQIQAAVVCARNHGLQVRARSGGHDYEGLSYLCTTRFVLVDLLNLRSVALDPEKGTAWVQSGATLGELYYSIAKNTARTYGFPAGLCPSVGIGGHFSGGGFGTMLRKYGLAADNVVDARFVNVYGRILDREAMGEDVFWAIRGGGGASFGIILSWKIKLVRVPSLVTVFTIDKRLEEGATGLVLRWQNVAHKLPEDLFIRVIIQDDGGESLASQKTVKTSFNSLFLGRKDELIPIMNKRFPELGLQAKECTEMSWIESVLYFAGYPRGQPLEVLLSRTTLYKTYFKAKSDFVKEPIPETGLQGIWERILEEKLVFMIMDPYGGKMDEISESELPFPHRKGNLYNIQYLVKWEENGFKATKKHVNWIRMLYQYMEPFVSNSPRGAYLNYRDLDLGINRRGRGGGNYSEAQAWGRKYFKGNLERLAMAKAMVDPENFFRNEQSIPVLPTGRKNVI
- the LOC127807889 gene encoding dihydroceramide fatty acyl 2-hydroxylase FAH1-like, which encodes MVAQGFIVDLNKPLVFQVGHLGEDYQEWVHQPIVSKEGPRFFASDFWEFLTKTEWWVIPLIWLPVVCWSISRSVLMGHNLPQIATLVILGIFIWTLMEYTLHRFLFHIKTKSYWGNTAHYLLHGCHHKHPMDGLRLVFPPAATAVLCVPFYNFVRLLSTRTTAPALFGGGLLGYVMYDVTHYYLHHGQPTSEVPRNLKKYHLNHHFRIQNKGFGITSSLWDKVFGTLPQSKAAAKSR
- the LOC127807890 gene encoding uncharacterized protein LOC127807890, whose product is MDAEEQAQTSFDQVGVSSGCDPKNSELVARAKKLLFRQMLVGISDGRFFLGTFYCLDKQGNIILQDAVEYRSTRRSSPCPMEQRALGLILIPFSCRTSCHVDCSIEEQLSLLLSLKE